In the genome of Armigeres subalbatus isolate Guangzhou_Male unplaced genomic scaffold, GZ_Asu_2 Contig323, whole genome shotgun sequence, one region contains:
- the LOC134203999 gene encoding uncharacterized protein LOC134203999, with the protein MSASVMNSRYETKNYSLHSTQIRVAISAKMVPMCTQMETFPPLKRSSGWCRGCRASTKIRQSRWCRSHLRAPGKGLSQVNSVSYCDQSRSQVLTKLSNKHKVMIKVHAELEDHRRYIVSFLLTKKMNLSRTKSLSSRMMMILSTTNYISYVNS; encoded by the exons ATGTCTGCCAGCGTTATGAACAGCCGATACGAAACAAAGAACTATTCATTACATTCAA cGCAGATAAGAGTCGCTATTTCCGCCAAGATGGTGCCGATGTGCACACAGATGGAAACATTTCCCCCTCTCAAGCGGTCGTCGGGGTGGTGCAGGGGGTGCAGGGCATCTACGAAGATCAGACAATCCAGGTGGTGCCGGTCACATCTTCGCGCACCCGGCAAGGGTCTTTCACAGGTCAACAGCGTTAGCTATTGTGACCAATCCAGATCCCAAGTCCTAACCAAGCTAAGCAACAAGCACAAAGTGATGATAAAG gTGCACGCAGAATTGGAAGATCATAGGCGTTACATAGTCTCGTTCCTTCTGACGAAGAAAATGAATCTATCGAGAACAAAATCACTCAGTTCCCgaatgatgatgattttatcAACTACCAACTATATTTCTTATGTAAACTCTTAG